The window cacaaaCACCCCATCCATTCAAAACTGAATTAGATATGCCCACAATTACAATGTACTTTGAGTAAAAATTCCTTTGATGTATTCTCCAAGGAAATAAATACCTCTAAAAATAAAGCCTAAAAAGAACACAACCTCATAAACAACACCAATCAGTGACCAAAATAGCATTGTAGTTCCAAGTACAACATCCAACTTAATTAAGCAATAACCACATAGTAAGGTCGGACGAAATGGGGCATGGGAGGAGCCGCAGGAAGGTTCCCGCTCCAATGAGCACCGCACCGGCGGTGCGGGAAGGCTGCGCGGGGAAGGGAGTGAGGGAATCGGTTGTCGCGTTCTCGCTCCTTTGCTGATTgggtagatttttttttttgaaactaaCCGTTTAAAACGGTAAAAtgttaaatttttttgttttttttttcttttcttttaatttctaACGGCTAATtggtttaaaaataattttttttacccTCTACAACCTCTATAAATACTCATACTTATTTACCTTCAATCAAACCTTCAAACAAACCCTCTACAACCTCtaatttcttcaaaaaaaaatgaaTCCCGACAATCAAACCCCAACCTCCGATAGAAGGAAAAAAACTCATGTTTCGAGTTTAAGCACCCTACTCGAAACATTTTTGCTATCGATTCATCATCACAAGGATTTTATCGTCCCCAACTCGATACTCTCATTCAATCTCGACTATAATTTCAATACTAAAATGTTAGACAATATTACTCGGTCTAAGTTCCAAACGTTACTCCGCAAATGATTTCAAACTTTGTTATTTTTCCCGATCAACGTTTGCCAAATCAACctcaaacccaaacccaaacccaacccCAAACTCAAACCCAAAGCCAACAACAATTCCAACTTTTCAATGAGTTGGATGACTCGGAAGAAGAAGAGATGGTTCTCGAAACTCAACCCACACCACCCCCACAACGACGCAAAGGAAAATAACAAGCGTGCAATGGTGTCGCACAACCGGGAAGACAAAAGTCGACAACATGGCTTCCACAAGAAGAGCTAGTTTTGGTAAAATCTTGCGTTGACATTTATGAGGATTCGAAGACAGGAAATGCACAACCAGGAGATCATTTTTGGTTTCGCATTTTAGAACGGTTTCAGGAGGAGCTAGAAAAAGATGATGACTACCGTACGAAACACCAACTGAATTCGATGTTTCGAGAAATAGCAAAGGGGGTGTAAAAAATAAACAGGTTGTACAACAACCTAAAAACCTAATGAAAAAGCAGCCAAGGCAACGAAGAAATACTTCAAGAAGGTTTGCAATTTTACCTTGAGGAAGTCGGACAACCATTCAAGTGGCACGATTGTTAGAAATTATTGGTTAGATGTCCTAGGTGGAAAAAAACGAGCAAGATTTTATGTTTGGAGTACAACAATCAAAGCGAACAAAAACGGGCTCTAGTGGTTACACAACTTCCTCCGATGCTTGGGTCGATCTAGATTTAAATCAGGAGGACGAACTCGAGCTAGAATAAATTATCCGACCGATGGGTAGGGACAAAGCAAAGAGGAAGGGAAAAAGGACTTCTTCAGGTGCATTGAATTTCAGCATGGACGTTGATGAAATGCGGAAAATAACAACGTCGTTTGCTCGATATAATCTTAATTTTGCTGAACATTTGGCATTcaacaaagaaaaagaagaagcaagGAAGAAGGAGCGCACGGAGAGGCAAGAAATGGAGAATATGAAGTTCTTGATGGAAAACACCGACCATCTCTCAGGACCGGCTTTTGAgctcgtgatgaagaagaagaaaataattatgaaaaaatatttTCCATAGGTTGCTTTTGGtttgtttgtgtttttttttttaattttctacttTTTAAATTTTAGgtttattgtaatttttattttaattaatgaaatgcattttatttttaattaaattttttggttgttattaatttaaaaattataaattataaaaatgagttaattttatataaaaaaaatagtgaGGGAAGCTTCTCACCCATTCCTTAGGTTTAGGTGAGGAAAAGAAAAGTGAGAGTAAGGGTGTTCTAGCCCACAAAAAATGAAGGAAGTTTCGGTCTAATGAAAAATccattgaaaaatgaaaaatactttGGGACACCAacaaacttcttcatctgacaatGCTTTAAGAACTGCGATTAGTCACAATCAACACATAAAAAGAAAGAAACGCAACATCAATTAAAGCGCCACATTTTAAACCCCACACGAAATATAACGACCAGGACAAAAGTATAGAACTTTGGCTCACTAACTAACACTTTTAATTACCCATAAGTAAGAATTCAAAAACACACACCAAACCCACACTTAGTGCGAAAGATGTATGACACAAGGCACACACCCACCAAACACACTCTTCAAACCCCACCCCATGCAACACTTCTCCCGTCAGTTCAATGCAACAGTACTACTCAATTCGTACAACAATCAGAACCAAATACATTAATTCCATGCACCTTCTTCATTTACACTTTCAGCCATTACAATTGTCCACCATCGTTTGTGCTCTCCATAAAtagccacctccaccaccaccacctcccttCACCTCAAACATCCCCTTGGTCTTAGtttgtatgagagagagagagagagagagagagagagagagagagagatgatgaaGTTGTTCTTTGTAGCAGTTTGTGCACTTGTGTTTATTGTGCAAAGCAATGCAAGAAATATGCCCACAACCACCCTGAGCGACAAGACTCCGACCACAGTGGATGTGGCTACCACCGTACGAAGTGGAGGAGCTGGTTTTAAAAAAGAGAAGATCAACTTCATCCCATTTAGTGGTGTGGGTCTCGCTACTAATTCAGGTGAAGATATTGGTACCGCTGGAGTTGATGGTGCCGATGGTGCAGGTGGTGGGCTAGGTGGTGCAGGTGGTGGTGCATGTGGTGGTGCAGGTGGTGGTGCAGGTGGTGGAGCATGTGGTGGTGCATGTGGTGGTGCATGTGGTGGTACAGGTGGTCTTGGCGGCAATGTTGACGCAGTTAAATGTGGTGTAATCGATGGTGGTATCATAGATCCTTAATTGGTTAATATTATACCGTTATTGGAGTGGACGTACGTACCACGTATTGCTTGTCAGCTTTTAGTTTAGTTTTCTAGTACGATATGATCCTTTTATCTTTTTGGGCGTTTAAGTTTACAGCATATGATTGTTAGGCAGTTAGTTGGAGTTGTTACTTGTGCTTGCCTCGTACCTCCCTATGGTGATTCCAAGCTTTTATGTTTctaatatttatgattaatacatCTATTTATCCCTTTTCGTTTTATCaataaacaaaattatgtcaCGCAAATGAAATAGTCTCTATATATAATAAAGATCTGAATCATATACCGTACACCGGTATGGCTTATGAAAATCAACGAGTAAACTTATGACATATTGTTTAGACTCAAGTATTTCATTAATCATGTAAACAAGTCTGATTATATTGACCGATTTGCATCGAAAGCCAAAGTAATTTGTGTTCTAAAATGTAAGTATAATACACTATAACACTACTATACGAAAGGGCTAATAAACCATGTTAAAATCTTAATTGAACCCAGCTTTGGAACCGGTGTTATTGTGTGCGAGTCGTGTGCGGGAAACCAAAGAGTCCGATTTAAAAATCGGGAAATGGTATCCATAATAAAGTCCGGCTCCTTCATATAAATTAAGTTTTTTTTCCAAGGAAGACTAATTTTGTGCAACTTTATATCCTACTTCTCCGGTATGCGATATGCAACCAGTTTCTAATATGTAGCTCCAAACCATAACTTCTTTGATTATATTGCCCCATTCGTAATATGCAACCgggtatttttattatttttattttctaaataatttttTAGGGAGAACGAAATAAAAACGCTTAAGTTTACAAGTTTTtgtcggttttacccttttatGGATTTTAGGTTTATTAAAACCGGATGtttgcaactttttttttcagttttaccATTTGTTTTAGCTCTTACATTTGACATAAATGTTCGATTTTACctattttttgttcaaaaaatccCTTAAGTTTAGCATAAATTTCCAAGTCTACCGGATAAGTTTGCA of the Lactuca sativa cultivar Salinas chromosome 6, Lsat_Salinas_v11, whole genome shotgun sequence genome contains:
- the LOC111879654 gene encoding glycine-rich protein 5-like produces the protein MKLFFVAVCALVFIVQSNARNMPTTTLSDKTPTTVDVATTVRSGGAGFKKEKINFIPFSGVGLATNSGEDIGTAGVDGADGAGGGLGGAGGGACGGAGGGAGGGACGGACGGACGGTGGLGGNVDAVKCGVIDGGIIDP